In the Longimicrobiaceae bacterium genome, one interval contains:
- a CDS encoding response regulator, with the protein MRILIADDDPVVSAALAAILRTRGHDIVPAFDAMQALMFAMRAPHPDLILLDINMPGGTGITALTKLKASTKTALIPVIVVSGATDAALPARVMSMGAVGFLPKPVQPDGLFRAVNEALGIPEAAG; encoded by the coding sequence GTGAGGATCCTGATCGCAGACGACGACCCCGTGGTCTCGGCGGCGCTGGCGGCCATCCTGCGGACCCGCGGGCACGACATCGTCCCGGCGTTCGACGCCATGCAGGCGCTGATGTTCGCGATGCGCGCGCCGCATCCCGACCTGATCCTGCTGGACATCAACATGCCCGGCGGCACCGGGATCACGGCGCTCACCAAGCTCAAGGCGTCCACCAAGACGGCGCTCATCCCCGTGATCGTGGTGAGCGGCGCCACCGATGCCGCCCTGCCGGCGCGGGTGATGAGCATGGGCGCAGTGGGTTTCCTCCCCAAGCCTGTGCAGCCGGACGGGCTTTTCCGCGCGGTCAACGAGGCGCTGGGGATTCCCGAGGCGGCGGGATAG
- a CDS encoding ABC transporter substrate-binding protein, giving the protein MSTEPPWTRRRFLLSAGMAAGGALLAAPSLRAGVRVPPTGALRLGLLVSGDATGASARAGVELGVEEAARTAALFGRTVELVRATSSLGDAVAAARWLVADGNAQVLLSALSDDAIAQVSAAADGLRIPLLNLTATGDALRGRDCRRSAFHVAPSRAMQCDAVAAWLAGTRNAKRVRVLADAGDEGRAIVDRLARALRAHGVEVAGSPSPDKTGPGKPGVVTGPGDARPDAVVFALGQTERASLLDAWRTAATNPPLVEIPMGASPDAPSPVEIFQPAAWHASLDRFGADQLNQRFQSRARRQMDDAAWAGWAAVKIAWEAAARGRAQDGPGIAAFLERATAQMDGQKGWPLSFRAWDHQLRQPMYVVSRSPAAPAGRVSGELPAGERSASASSVAQLDALGDAAASTACRWGDA; this is encoded by the coding sequence ATGAGCACCGAGCCGCCCTGGACCCGGCGCCGCTTCCTGCTGTCCGCCGGCATGGCTGCGGGCGGCGCACTGCTCGCCGCGCCTTCGCTCCGCGCGGGCGTTCGCGTCCCGCCCACGGGCGCGCTGCGCCTGGGCCTCCTCGTCTCGGGAGATGCGACCGGTGCGTCCGCGCGCGCTGGGGTCGAGCTCGGCGTGGAGGAGGCAGCTAGAACGGCGGCGCTCTTCGGCCGCACCGTGGAGCTGGTCCGCGCGACTTCGTCCTTGGGAGATGCCGTCGCGGCCGCGCGCTGGCTGGTGGCGGACGGGAACGCGCAGGTCCTCCTCTCCGCGCTTTCAGACGATGCGATTGCGCAGGTCTCGGCGGCGGCGGACGGGCTGCGCATCCCCCTGCTCAACCTTACGGCCACGGGAGATGCGCTGCGAGGCAGAGATTGCCGTCGCTCCGCCTTCCATGTCGCCCCCAGCCGCGCGATGCAGTGCGATGCCGTCGCGGCGTGGCTCGCCGGCACGCGCAACGCGAAGCGCGTGAGGGTGCTGGCGGATGCGGGAGATGAGGGGCGCGCCATCGTCGACCGGCTCGCACGTGCCCTCCGTGCGCACGGCGTGGAAGTCGCCGGCAGCCCATCTCCCGACAAGACGGGCCCCGGTAAGCCGGGCGTGGTGACGGGGCCTGGAGATGCGCGGCCGGACGCCGTGGTTTTCGCCCTCGGCCAGACGGAGCGCGCGTCGCTGCTCGACGCGTGGCGCACGGCGGCAACGAATCCCCCGCTCGTCGAGATTCCGATGGGCGCATCTCCCGACGCGCCTTCGCCGGTTGAAATCTTTCAACCGGCGGCTTGGCATGCGTCGCTGGACCGGTTCGGGGCGGACCAGCTCAACCAGCGCTTCCAGTCCCGGGCCCGACGCCAGATGGACGATGCGGCGTGGGCGGGATGGGCCGCGGTGAAGATCGCGTGGGAGGCGGCGGCGCGCGGGCGGGCGCAGGACGGCCCCGGCATCGCCGCGTTCCTGGAGCGCGCCACGGCGCAGATGGACGGGCAGAAGGGTTGGCCGCTCTCCTTCCGCGCGTGGGACCACCAGCTCCGCCAGCCGATGTACGTCGTTTCGCGCTCCCCCGCCGCGCCCGCGGGCCGCGTATCAGGCGAGCTGCCCGCGGGCGAGCGAAGCGCATCCGCATCCTCCGTCGCGCAGCTCGACGCGCTGGGCGACGCCGCCGCATCCACCGCCTGCCGCTGGGGAGACGCATGA
- a CDS encoding S9 family peptidase — MRTLARTLLFAALATSAPAAAQDRRPLTPLDLYHLRTAGDVALSPDGRSVVYVVTQPDSAENRYRRDLWMARTDGSGAPRRLTWTGGASLSAPAFSPDGTRLAFVAARAGGRPQVWILPLAEGGDAWPLTSLKTGASGPVWSPRGDRIAFTSSLSPAELDTARADTGKARVDAAAIRRIDRDRPAALAAIRAKLANDARSNDPRLVTRLEYMGETSVEDEESWRQVYVVDVQPEAKPLALTAARWESGAPAWSADGASIVFSASQPRGAYHPDYERESDLFVVPATGGALRRIAEAGSAESAPRYSPDGRWLVYERERVDTPFVGAVNTELVVMRPDGTDRRSVTASLDRSVTSYALTRDGWLYFTVPSEGSVLLYRTRLDRIAPEAVVTGPRGVLSFDVEGGTVAWSQMSPQRPSDVYAASLTGAGERRLTALNDSLLARVYVGDYEPLRYASFDGRRVDGWFIRPIGWRAGSRPPLALEMHGGPHTMWGPGEASMWLEYQSLAGAGYTVFFSNPRGSSGYGEKGLQSIHREWGSPPAQDILIGADSVIARGLADRDRQAMTGGSYAGYMTAWIVAKEAPSRFKAAAAQRGVYDLGTWWGSSNTWRLFEDEFGARPWEDPAIVRAQSPITYVANVRTPLLMLHGEADYRTTIAGAEAFYRALKVLDREVEFVRYPREGHELTRSGEPAHRVDHMLRIIEWFDRHIRPDAR, encoded by the coding sequence ATGCGCACCCTCGCCCGCACGCTGCTCTTCGCCGCGCTCGCCACGTCCGCGCCCGCCGCCGCGCAGGACCGCCGCCCGCTCACCCCGCTCGACCTCTACCACCTGCGCACGGCCGGAGACGTCGCGCTCTCGCCCGACGGGCGCAGCGTCGTGTACGTGGTCACGCAGCCCGACTCGGCCGAGAACCGCTACCGGCGCGACCTGTGGATGGCGCGCACCGACGGCTCCGGAGCGCCGCGGCGGCTCACGTGGACGGGCGGGGCCTCGCTCTCGGCCCCCGCCTTCTCGCCCGACGGGACGCGCCTCGCCTTCGTCGCCGCCCGCGCGGGAGGCCGGCCGCAGGTCTGGATCCTCCCGCTGGCGGAAGGCGGCGACGCATGGCCGCTCACCAGCCTGAAGACGGGCGCGTCCGGCCCCGTCTGGTCGCCCCGCGGCGACCGGATCGCCTTCACCTCGTCTCTGTCGCCCGCGGAGCTGGACACGGCGCGCGCCGACACGGGCAAGGCGCGCGTGGACGCCGCCGCCATCCGCCGTATCGACCGGGACCGTCCCGCCGCGCTCGCCGCCATCCGCGCCAAGCTGGCGAACGACGCGCGGTCGAACGATCCGCGCCTGGTCACCCGCCTGGAGTACATGGGCGAGACGTCGGTGGAGGACGAGGAGAGCTGGCGCCAGGTCTACGTCGTGGACGTGCAGCCCGAGGCGAAGCCGCTGGCCCTCACCGCCGCGCGCTGGGAGAGCGGCGCGCCCGCGTGGTCGGCAGACGGCGCGTCCATCGTCTTCTCCGCCTCGCAGCCGCGCGGCGCGTACCACCCGGACTACGAACGCGAGTCCGACCTCTTCGTCGTCCCCGCGACCGGCGGCGCCCTCCGCCGCATCGCCGAAGCCGGATCGGCCGAGTCCGCGCCCCGCTACTCGCCGGACGGGCGCTGGCTGGTCTACGAGCGCGAGCGGGTGGACACGCCGTTCGTGGGCGCCGTGAACACCGAGCTGGTGGTGATGCGGCCGGACGGCACCGACCGGCGCAGCGTCACGGCATCGCTCGACCGCTCCGTCACCTCGTACGCCCTCACGCGCGACGGCTGGCTGTACTTCACCGTGCCGTCCGAAGGCTCCGTCCTCCTCTACCGCACCCGGCTGGACCGCATCGCCCCGGAAGCGGTGGTGACCGGGCCTCGCGGCGTGCTCTCGTTCGACGTGGAGGGCGGCACGGTCGCCTGGTCGCAGATGAGCCCGCAGCGCCCCAGCGACGTCTACGCCGCCTCGCTCACGGGCGCGGGCGAGCGGCGGCTGACCGCGCTCAACGACTCGCTGCTGGCCCGCGTGTACGTGGGCGACTACGAGCCGCTGCGCTACGCCTCGTTCGACGGGCGGCGCGTGGACGGCTGGTTCATCCGCCCCATCGGCTGGCGCGCGGGCAGCCGGCCGCCGCTGGCGCTGGAGATGCACGGCGGCCCGCACACCATGTGGGGCCCCGGCGAGGCCAGCATGTGGCTGGAGTACCAGTCGCTCGCAGGCGCCGGCTACACCGTCTTCTTCTCCAACCCGCGCGGCTCGTCGGGCTACGGCGAGAAGGGGCTGCAGAGCATCCACCGCGAGTGGGGCTCGCCGCCCGCGCAGGACATCCTCATCGGCGCCGACAGCGTGATCGCGCGCGGGCTGGCCGACCGCGACCGGCAGGCCATGACGGGCGGCAGCTACGCCGGCTACATGACGGCGTGGATCGTGGCGAAGGAGGCGCCGTCGCGCTTCAAGGCCGCCGCCGCCCAGCGCGGCGTGTACGACCTGGGCACCTGGTGGGGAAGCTCCAACACCTGGCGGCTCTTCGAGGACGAGTTCGGCGCGCGGCCGTGGGAGGACCCGGCCATCGTGCGGGCGCAGTCGCCCATCACGTACGTCGCGAACGTCCGCACGCCGCTGCTCATGCTGCACGGCGAGGCCGACTACCGCACCACCATCGCCGGCGCCGAGGCATTCTACCGCGCGCTCAAGGTGCTGGACCGCGAGGTGGAGTTCGTGCGCTACCCGCGCGAGGGCCACGAGCTCACCCGCTCGGGCGAGCCCGCCCACCGCGTGGACCACATGCTCCGCATCATCGAGTGGTTCGACCGCCACATCCGCCCGGACGCCAGATAA
- a CDS encoding type II toxin-antitoxin system HicB family antitoxin, translated as MMRYEVTLHESEDGVAASCPALPGCWSQGATEAEALENIRDAIREYLAAKLVIGSSGTSGDNSGERM; from the coding sequence ATGATGCGCTACGAGGTAACGCTGCACGAATCGGAGGATGGCGTCGCGGCAAGCTGCCCCGCCCTGCCCGGCTGCTGGTCGCAGGGCGCCACCGAGGCCGAGGCGCTGGAGAACATCCGCGATGCGATCCGCGAGTACCTGGCCGCGAAGCTCGTCATCGGGTCGAGCGGAACGAGCGGCGACAACTCGGGGGAGAGGATGTAG
- a CDS encoding beta-propeller fold lactonase family protein: MSFGVLRAAAAAACLASTVPAPLVAQRPAARPALAFVSNEASHSVSVIDVRTSRVVATIAVGARARGIQASPDGRRVYVALSDDQPQVKGSVDGIAAIDVATRRVVARYPAGTDPEQFAVTPDGTRIYSSNEDAGLATATSLRTGREIGSYVVGIEPEGVAASPDGRWVYVTAETSNSISMIDTRAGRVAATILGDVRPRAVAFSRDGTRAYVTAEISGTVTAIDTRTQEIVGRVELEGGEGKPVGVTVSPDGRRLYVANGRTGVVSVVDPVAQRVVGRIPVGRRPWGVRLSRDGSRLYVANGISDTVSVIDTRLNRVVATIPVGHRPWGIALVD, from the coding sequence ATGAGCTTCGGAGTTCTCCGAGCAGCCGCGGCCGCGGCCTGCCTCGCATCCACCGTCCCGGCGCCGTTGGTTGCCCAGCGCCCGGCCGCACGCCCGGCGCTGGCGTTCGTGAGCAACGAGGCGTCGCACAGCGTGTCGGTGATCGACGTGCGCACGTCGCGCGTGGTGGCGACTATCGCCGTGGGCGCGCGGGCACGCGGCATCCAGGCGAGCCCGGACGGTCGGCGCGTGTACGTGGCGCTCAGCGACGACCAGCCGCAGGTGAAGGGATCGGTGGATGGCATCGCGGCGATAGACGTTGCGACGCGGCGGGTGGTCGCGCGCTACCCCGCCGGCACCGACCCCGAGCAGTTCGCCGTGACGCCGGACGGCACGCGCATCTACAGCTCCAACGAGGACGCGGGTCTGGCGACGGCGACCAGCCTGCGGACGGGGCGGGAGATCGGCAGCTACGTGGTGGGGATCGAGCCGGAGGGCGTTGCGGCCAGCCCGGACGGCCGCTGGGTCTACGTGACGGCGGAGACGAGCAACAGCATCTCCATGATCGACACGCGCGCGGGCCGCGTGGCCGCCACCATCCTGGGCGACGTGCGGCCGCGCGCCGTGGCCTTCTCGCGCGACGGCACGCGGGCGTACGTGACGGCCGAGATCAGCGGCACCGTCACGGCCATCGACACGCGCACGCAGGAGATCGTGGGCCGCGTGGAGCTGGAGGGGGGCGAGGGGAAGCCGGTGGGCGTGACCGTGTCGCCGGACGGGAGGCGGCTGTACGTGGCGAACGGGCGAACGGGCGTCGTCTCCGTCGTCGACCCCGTGGCGCAACGCGTGGTGGGCCGCATCCCCGTGGGTCGCCGTCCGTGGGGCGTCCGCCTCTCGCGCGACGGCTCGCGCCTCTACGTCGCGAACGGCATCTCCGACACCGTCTCCGTCATCGACACCCGCCTGAACCGCGTCGTCGCCACCATCCCGGTGGGCCATCGCCCGTGGGGTATCGCGCTGGTGGACTGA
- a CDS encoding HNH endonuclease, translating to MRRSEGSGALREDLEHRIRTGTCVYCRAPAAPDRPLTREHVIPQAKGGRRNDTRIIVPACVRCNQRRGCQEVVLFLLARPGRISAFLDYLGNLSPEVVRELDLRVFAELYAAVWLLGESATGGAEWRQRLRQLCSGRRLHRRRYAARRIVVAVGGRLERSRDRGTELEGPTCLLPGAIATGGAGAADGMLSRASATLLGTLSVLWGVPAERVMEELSRERERQSARSARAAADTVAYALPEMGMEEEEEGVVSLDGWARRGGRRRRSRIDQRRGRGTDRRGGRFTGGRAA from the coding sequence GTGCGGAGAAGCGAAGGCAGCGGTGCCCTGCGAGAGGACCTGGAGCACCGCATCAGAACCGGAACGTGCGTCTACTGCCGCGCCCCCGCGGCCCCGGACCGACCCCTCACCCGCGAGCACGTGATCCCCCAGGCCAAGGGGGGGCGCCGCAACGACACCCGCATCATCGTTCCCGCCTGCGTGCGCTGCAACCAGCGCCGCGGCTGCCAGGAAGTCGTCCTCTTCCTCCTCGCCCGTCCCGGCCGTATCTCGGCCTTCCTGGACTACCTGGGCAACCTTTCTCCCGAAGTGGTGCGCGAGCTGGACCTGCGCGTGTTCGCCGAGCTGTACGCGGCCGTGTGGCTGCTGGGCGAGAGCGCGACGGGCGGTGCCGAGTGGCGCCAGCGCCTGCGGCAGCTTTGCAGCGGGCGCAGGCTGCACCGTAGGCGATATGCCGCGCGGCGAATCGTGGTCGCCGTGGGCGGGCGGCTGGAGCGCTCGCGCGACCGCGGGACCGAGCTGGAGGGCCCGACCTGCCTCCTTCCCGGCGCGATCGCGACGGGTGGGGCAGGCGCGGCGGACGGGATGCTGTCGCGGGCTTCGGCGACGCTGCTGGGCACGCTCTCGGTGCTGTGGGGCGTGCCGGCGGAGCGGGTGATGGAGGAGCTTTCGCGCGAGCGGGAGCGCCAGAGCGCGCGCTCGGCACGCGCGGCGGCAGACACGGTGGCATACGCGCTGCCGGAGATGGGAATGGAGGAGGAGGAGGAGGGGGTGGTGTCGCTGGACGGGTGGGCCCGGCGGGGAGGCCGGCGGCGAAGGTCGCGCATCGACCAGCGGCGCGGGCGGGGAACGGACAGGCGCGGCGGCAGGTTCACGGGCGGTCGCGCCGCCTGA